TTAGGTAAGCCGGTTAGGTTCCCATCGGTCGAACTATACAATATTACTGAAGTACTTTCAGTCAGGAAAATATATATCCTTCATGTCATTTTAAGGAAACACCGTGAATTGCATTTTAATCCAAGTGTCTATACGGAAAAGAGAAGATCTGATCGCGTCTGTCAGATTAAACCATGCCGCACTATGCTTGCTAAAAGACAATTTCACAATGCTAGCTGTAccctttataacaaaattaattttacattaaatatatatccttTAACTGTCCATAAATGTAGAAGTGCTATTATACATTGGCTAAGGAATCTATCCTACAGTGAtgtagaaaagataataaaatgattcttcctacttcaacagattttaaaaaaaggccCAAAATATAGACATACACAtaacacacatgcatatatacacacaaacacacacacactcacacacaattgcacacacacacacacacacccgcactaaataagtcgctgcatgtttttattattttaattgactcttattctcttttttttttttattggcatttactgtgttctttttttgtcttattggtgctatacatttattgttagaggtgggcgttaattgttgcgacacagtttatactactgcaacagttatcgtggcaccatgtttattgtgtcaattctgtacccttaccaatattctgaataaatgaaatgaaaactctcctgtatattataagtatttatgtgtattatattcataaaactattcaacagctatctttgtacccataaaacggctcccagcgactcacttgatgtcgtctggggtcgctattccaggaccccaacgtccatcggttctccgagctatgtgccatgcccattgccactttagcttcgcgactctttgagctatgtcggtaactctgattcttcAACGGATCTACTCactcctgatttgatcacgtagcgatCCTCCAAGCATAGCTCCCTCCGTCGCCCGCTAAGTGACCTTTTTTGAACCTtgttatgaggcccataataaGTGACCAAATTTTAGAGCCAGATAAATCTCACCTCctcatatctacccattaccggcccaataggacacggttctcctctcagattTAGAatagtttaggccgtagtcgacaacactggcccagtgtggattggtgaatTCCACACGCCTGtcagaacattaaggagaactctcaggcatgcaggtttccctacgacattttccttcactgttaaaaccagtgatattttaattgtttaaaacgcacataacttcgaaaagttagaggttgagGCTGATAATGCCCCCGAAAATTGAGTCGAAGTtgtaaccactgggctatctcaCCTCAAGCAACAAAAAAAGCGCGCCAGTAGATATAAAAATCTTTCCCGTCAAAGCCAACTTCTGCTTCAGTATCTCTTCGCAGCCCCTCAGGTAGTAGGACTTGTTGTTGAGGCATTCGGAGTGGAAGTGGCGACGAGCATCCCCCTCGCGTAGGGGATGAGCACGTGCACAGCATGACGTGGGGATATCGCGCTGTAGCAGAGAGTAGTCTTCTGGGCCGTCGACGCCACAGCATTTGTTCTAgaagaatattggatagaagcagacgttactccgcgaaaagcaggagaatctgtattgtgtaattcataatttcttcaatccttttactccacacaaaacagatcttcggcaatgtaccctctgcgcccgtattaaataaagaaattagaaattacaCTATGcagattctcatgcttttccccgagtatagcaaataaaacttaattttcataattttctagAATACCATATTCAAAAATTAGGTTTGGAACTCTTGGGAACttcaatcaatattttaattatgagaAAAACCAGCAGGTAGtgacatattttgtttatacctGTAGATAACATCGTTGTATATTTAAAGTACTatccttatttttaatttatttaactttcgATTCCACGCAACTTCGTCCGTGCACAactgctaatatttttttttttttacaaacgtgcATACACTTTTCTACAGTAAATACCCCAAATCACCTCGTCACGTTACCCACCTGGGTATTTCGTGTGCTCATTTCCCAAATTGAACTACCAATTGTACGaaaaatttgattaatttttatcaGTTCAGCACGTTataacatataaacatccaTCCCCTATTTTACCATGAGCTGGAATTTTATAAATCCTGAAATATGTATTAACCGATATAGTGTAGTACGATCCAATATAgtatagtcagtggcgtgcatagagggtatgcacagagtgtgcaaatgatataaaattacgtaaatctccagtacgggctataaatacttaagggcaagctttttataactgtaaaaaagcctatacttaagttttttttaaattcttactggagattttcttcattttatatcatctgcataccctgtgcataccctctatgcacgccactgagtatagtGTAGTATTAATATAGTCTAGTGTATATGTCCATCTAGTATAGCTCTCAATAGTGACATAGATACAAGATGAACATAGATACAATGGACAAACAAAAATGTTAGGTCTATCCATACCTCAGCCTGTAGTGTATCCCAGTAAATCAGATGGCTAGGTCTCTCGTCATCCACAGTGGAGTTTGTGTAGAAGTGCGCCCTGAGTTTACTGGGCCCGCTGACCCAGTTGTTGAGTAACGCCCCGCCTGCTGCCACCACCAAGTCCACAGACACCAGGAATATCAGGAAACAGGCGTACTGGACAAAGGCGACTGGTCATCATACAGCTTTAAAGGTACACAGATGAATTTCGGTagtagtatgaatgaatgaatatacttttattgcacaccacaaaaagtacatagcaaaaaaagaaaagtataacaaaagaacgtatacaatttggcggccttatcgctatatagcgatttcttccaggcaaccaatggcaaagataaaaaaaatgttacagaaaatagttaggtggtgcatatatacgtatacccataaaacaaatatttctttacttaaatatatacatataatatataaatattattttcatatagtactaccctactaatattataaatgtgaatgtaagtttgtttgttacgctttcaagcaaaaactactaaaccgatcatcatgaaactttgtacacatatttctgaaggtattagaaggaATAtgggatgctttttatcccgaaattatgCTCACTTctttttgggagaggggacgaaagtgttggacgatttaacaccataacgcCCTCAATAAAAAACCGATtaaataagaatacacaacttaaaaatttcagtagaataacacctaaattaaatgccacatgtctttcgaaaaacaaaaacaaaggcagacaaagtcgcgggcaacagctagtatgatataTGAAAATGATCTTTACTAATAGTAGTACTACTAACAGTCGTGGATTTTCAGCAATTCTGTCTAACACAAACCACGAGCGCGCACacccaaacacacacacacacaaacatgcatatatttttataatttttattagtgtttttacctacacttggaggaattatcaattttataaatttaaaatgcatattaaaattttcgtaaccgacatgatttgaacctgcgactctcgggcaatcgcggcctgtgcgctttcaccaattaagcttcggctctcctaccatcgctGCTGAAAATTAGTATacgcctttcacatcagtctcatagcgactgtagcgtcatctagtaggaaacgttgcagtttcgatctccTTTTTCAAAGGAGATCGAAATACAATACAAacccatattacaatgagacacgtttgaacgcttttttttatatttttataatttttattagtgtttttacctacacttggaagaattatcaattttataaatttaaaatgcataaaaaaatttatattacaaaaatgcatacttattttctatattaaatcggttgtaatttttattatcatctaaatttcTGTATAACATGTCTATCCTTTGTATACtatttgtttacctaccttccttttcttgtaatttgttaagtttattttaattgtaatggaagagcggagtcttctgacaaaggggtagtaatactactcttaaaagaaggtttcagcgatatattgaataccactttgttttttaccgaaataacttttttttaaatataaaaattgcgtGGAAAGTTCATTGCGaaagattgaaggaattataaatagcaCCGTACAGATTAtcgttttcgcggagtatagcaaattaagccaaCTGTTCAACGAACATTTCGTGGAATTCTGcactgcaaagtaacgcctttttttttactctttattgcACAGCCAAAAAAACGGTTTGCAAAAGACGCATATATTAAAGCCAACCTTCAGACTTTTAGACGTGAGTGTTCGTGATCGAACTCCATCCCCCCGCAAGGGAgtctgaagtcctaaccatttAGCTATCACCCCTCTTCCTTTGTTCaaatatattgaataaataattgtattgcaTTTACTCGTACGTTAGAGTGCAAAGGTCCACGTGTTGGTAATTCACAATAATCTTAATActacttgcagtgcagtacactagactacacaaaataagcaattcatttaaaggaaattgtatacaattttacaataaattaccggttgatatcttggggatgtcaataaagaagttcaaagtttgtattaagcgaaagcttatagaaaagtcctattatagtataaaggattacgtaaacgataaaaaagcttgggtgtacaCAAtggctctaaccaggttgcttcttaaatattttctaatgacaatgtgagatggtgataacaaaaagaacacccggctaagtttgttgtgggcttcttcttagaccagggcgcgattggaaccctcgtagctttagttttaagtttacgattggagttatcgccatcactactcactgctatgtacacattttgtatataataacgcatcaaaagtgccatctatgtgcctatttgaataaagaaatatttgacttcgactCTGACTTTACTAAAGCTGACATCCAGTATGCTTAAATACACTATCTGCTAAAACCTTCAGAACAATATTGCAGCTGCTCTTGATCCTACGTTACAAATAATGTACACCATTGTGAATTAGCGCATGAAAAAGAGTATCTTCCATTTTTAAAGacggttataataataatattaataaaataaagtaaatataataataaagttataatatagtaataaaataataaaataaatataataataaacttttttattagaggcatataaacccatatataagcttttatatacaaagaaatctataattaaatgtatacattgaAACTTACATCTAAcagaaatagttaataaacttatttcagatgaCATAGTTATGAACATGGCAAGGCGCGTTCATAAACTTTGCAAAACTCGGATCAATATATAGTGGCTACATTTCTCTTGAATATTTAATAAGCAATGGGCACTCGATTCATATCGATTTTTCGTGGCatataaattttctttgttcagaaaatattgctttatcttccatattattatatttttcaggtagtttataatcataattatcatctttaaactattcaaaatcaatattcatttatttctcgtAGCATTACGTAACAAACGCCAAGTCTGTTTGCAAAAGAGACCCGTGAAGAAGATGACAAAAAACTCAGAATGACAaggaaagggttaaggccgtagttcaccatgctggcctagtgcggattggtggactccacactcctttgagaacattatggagaactctcaggcatgcgggttgcctcacgatgttttccttcaacgttgaagcaagtgatattttaattacttaaaacgaacataacttattagagttagaggtgtgtgctgggattcaaactcggccccccgaaagcgaagtcgagctcctacccattgggcagtggcgtgcatagagggtatgcacagggtatgcagatgatataaaattaagaaaatgtcgagtacgagctataaaaacttaagggtaggctttttatatctcttacaatgcctatccttaagtttattataactcgtacttgaggttttttttttcattttatattatctgcataccctttgcatagtGGCGTGCCttctttatgcacgccactgccacctggctatcaccgcttccaacaATTGCAATATAACCTTCATTTTCCTATTTTGCGAGAGATGAAAACGAAAAagcttccaaacaaccttgtcaCTAATAATGATTATACCCACTGGGTCATAGAGtgacgtttgacggccgattggcgcagtggacagcgaccctgctttctgagtccaaggccgtgggttcgattcccacaactggaaaatgtttgtgtgatcaacatgaatgtttttctgtgtctgggtgttttaatgtatactataagtatttatgtatattattcataaaatattcatcagttatcttagttcccataacacaagctacgcttactttgggactagatggcggtgtgtgtattgtcgtagtatatttatttatttatttatagtatagcGCGCCACGCTCCAGTATCGGTTAATCGTAAAacatcaatgctgcttggcgaaaGGAATAACCATTAGTACATACGAGTTCTTCCCCGGAGAATACTACTTGATTGAAAAGACGATGATTTGTGCTAAGTGCACTTACCACGTATAGAATTTTGACGTGCTCCCTCAAAGCGCCAATACAACCCAGCACGGCAGTCACCACCAAACTGAGTGCCAGGGTGGTGAGGAATGCCAGCACGCCGCGGGACAACGCTGTCTGCTTCTCAGGCTTGGACTTGCGCTCGCGCATGTCGATCACGCACATCGCCATGAGGAATAGTCCGAAAAGCTGTGAGGATATACAAAGCTGTGAGACTACATTATGAGACTATATTATTACCCATGCTGTCATACTAATATCacagtataaataatatacaacatgtaaccgaattacgaaatactgttgaagtgtgcataagtatattttataaggaatcacccaccctgtaaattaatcaaaagaagcgtatatattatttcatacaaactttataaaattacttatgacaaccccatAGAAGACCGGCACGTGCACCTACGCtaagcgacgcgtacctaataagtGACTATACATATAACCGAAACACTAATAGTTTAAAACTATGagtgtttcggtttcacagatatgtctcagagaaagtaaaaaatttaccactaaagttcttaaaaaatagCACGATTCGAAACTGATTTATAACAGATTACCATTGAGCAGTTATCGGATTATAGGCCCGGGTAACATTTACTTCAAACAACCAGTTTGTACCAACAATAACTGAACACTTTTGccaggtaaaataaaaaaaatattttcttgtgAAAGGGCTAATTATACCaactattatataaattatatatttataaaacactacTTTGCATTACGTGAGATTGTAGCAAAGTGCAAGCgtaatgatttaaaattaagagctgtgtataaataaaagaggTGCAATTCCTTTGTGTGCaacttttattgaaaataacaatataaatttaactCACTATGAAAATTATGTTCAACAGGGCCAGAAAGAACTTCACGCAACGGATGCTCTTAGGCTTCATGGTGAGACAATCTACGAAACCTTGACGTTAAAATTATCCTCTGATGACTGTTTATACTGCTTCTTCTTTGACTCCTGTTTCAACCTGTGACCAAAATTGCATTTCAATGTTACATCAGTGACAGAAGAACCTAAACATCCCTATTATTGGGATCAGATACTTCTACAGGAGCTACCAAAGACTGACTGTCGCTACCACTAGATTGATTCAACTCATCGATGTTATGTGACGTGGTTCATGCCAGCAGGTGGGTGTAGGTAGGTGGTTTGACAGTTGCAGACCGGCGCGGCGGCGGCAGGTGTCATAGAAAAAAAGAGACAGTGCTTTATGATTGCCTAGTatcttaatacttaaaatacctTACAATTTACCCATTTCCACTAGATGCACTAACAATTTCCACTAGATTAAAGATATTTGACGTGGTTCTTGCCGGTGGAACTAGGTGTTCTGTCAGTTGCAGACCGCGGCGCTGTGGCAAGATAAGGGTCGattgtgtattattattgtaatagaaATACAGCGCAAGTGTGACGATCTTAGTACTTTATGATTGCCTAGTActataagatataaaatataatcgcTGTGTGATTATCACACGTTTCGCTATCAAACTTCACTGTCATTTATAGTTTGACAGTGCAGACTGTGCACTTGGCgcaaatttttgaaaagttttggTAACTGTCAGAAAAAGGAATGCGATGCAGAAGTACTTTCAGCTTTGCCTGATTAGTTACGAATTCATCCGAggtaaagaaaaaagaaagagtAAACAATGagagaaagaaaaaagaatCAGAAGACAGTGGTATCAATTCTCTGGAATCTCTAAAGCTAGTTCAACTAACAAGTCTTTTACCCTACGAACAGGTTAgaacttttttattcttaccaCTTTAGTTTAGTCTAGAGTTTAATTACAGATACCACAAGCTATATAAGAGCCACATTACAGCTCTGAAGTTAGTTGAAGATGACTACGTTCGctcttttttaaaatagtttcgaAGCCTTAAAGATACGAAAGTTGAACTAGATTATACCACTCACACAGTTTAATTCCTACAACAACTACGAGAGTCGGTGGTGAGATGTCCGGTGACGGTGGCGTGGAGGCACTAAGTGAGGTGAGGTGGTATCGACCACTGCATGCACCCCACTGCCTGCTGGCCATTACATGCCGCGATGGAGTGATAAGCGGAGCGTGCTTTTATTGCTTTTGTTTAGCTTTAAAACGGGACTTAGTCATGGGTAATTTTTTGCTTCGCGTTGAAActtttttaagcttttattttgttatttggcCGAGGAAACGAACACTTCAACAGGTTTAACTTGAatgaatgcaaataaataagcgCGGCTAGGTTTGATGTGGGATGGTTGTTAGACCAGTGTCCATATTCAGTAAAATGTAACATTGTCCCGTCCATTTGTCAATCAAAGGCCCATTGTGTTATTAATGATGGAAAGGCAGATGgccaaccagtggcgtgcactaggtttcttaccagggtatgcatacagtagtaaattgcataaaacggcaataaatgtcctcctatacgagttatatataaattttagggtatgcagtgctttcgtgcatgtatgaagtgcacaccactgtgGCCAACCTGATGATAAGCGGGAAATGATCGTCtctaaacagagcaacagttcACAGTACATGCAAGAAACTTCCCAAAAATTTCCACCCTGTGTCTTACAACCTAAAGCGTAGGTAATGTagaccggcaaccatgcccttcaaaCCAGAACACTTCTTGGtggcagaaatgagcatggcaGTACtcccctggacgagctctgttacataAAGCTCTAACATTTCAAAGTTAGGTGCATTTcaagcaattgaatatcactgGGCTGTTTTCACATAACAttgtaacataataaaaataagtggtTTGTAattgtatatacaacgtgtaacagaatcaCGGAATAATATTGAACCATGCATCAATATagttcataaggaatcaccctgcaaaaatattaaattaaaagaagcataaatATATCTCAATTCaaacaaattgaaaaaattctaagggtttatttatgacaaccctattgaagaaaaAAGGTCGACACGAGCGTAGTACctgcgctacgcgacgcgtactgaATAAAGTTaccggagtcacatgattttaattttgcatgtgatatgcaaggctatatctgatttatttctgtaaaaactatggcagtgatttacacaaaaactatcGGTTCgttgtacctctaaagcctgtgtattatttcgttttcatttacacgtggTATAATCTGAATCTTGGAAAatgctccaacgattttcatgtaatttaatatgtaggtaatatatggtataattaagtttcatttttagaaaacgttttttatccttGTTTTCAGGCAATGAAATACTAATACAATATCATTTAAATACGAAAGACTCTAACATTAGTGATATGGTAAAGACTCGTAGCTTTGCtcgttttattgaaaatataaaaaaaaaaccgaacaaACCTACGTCATTCAggtactaatattttataaccgAATATAGATTTCAGCTTTCAGCTCCAGCCCATCCAAAACAAGTCAATGAACTCAGCCTTTTTATGTCTCACTGCTGCGAACAGACAGTAATATTAAGTTGACTTGAACATAAGTTGGGGTACTATGACTGTGTCAAAGAAATCAAACCGCTTCGCAACCCTTTCTTTGGAACAGCAAGAAAATATAGAGCATCGGAAAACATATGTTGTTTCCCATAGACTGTAACCTATAGTCTTTGTTTCGATACAAGTCTCGAAGGACTATTGATTATATTCGATTGACATTTCCGTAAAGGTCGTGACACGTTAAAAGAGCGATGCCAGCAATGCACGATTTAAATAATCACATAATAATCCCATGAGTGATGGCCAACTGGTTAGAAGTATTAAAATAGGTATTACGTACGGATTTCCAAatcccatttatttattttttattccgcttGAACTTGGGCTTTGTCTACAACCATTCCTAGTGGTAAATATTGGTGTAGTCTGAGATGGTAGACCAGCCCAGCTTAAATTTAATGGTTATACCGCCATTGGCCGGTCGTCAGAACCTGGTTGGTAAATCGGCAGGGTGTACCACGGGCAGGTGGGGTCGATGGTCGGTTATTCCAACTAGTCTCCAAAATTTggtatgatataaaaattaGGCAAAACCCACCGATCATTATCAACCATTTACCGACCTAATACTGAACGTGGGTCTACTCTCAGAACGAgagagaagagtttaggccgtaatccacacacacacaccattgagaacactATGAAGAACTCATATGcgtgcaggttccctcacgacgttaaagcaagtgatttatttatttatttatttgtaatggacaaccaacagtagatacattaaaacttgctcttttttttggaatgagtcacatagtaaatagCGAGCACTAAAAACCAATTTTATATCGAAGCTAAACTATAAATTGAGGTTTAATTAACAGACGACATTCGTTACGTTGCAATGACAGCATTGCAATGTCGTCTGTTAATATCACTGTGTCATCTGTATgacaaagtgatatttaactgtATGAATTTAAAACGCACTGAACTCtgaaaagatagaggtgtgTGGCGGGAATCGAGCTGTGACCCCGCAAAAGACGCCGTTCTCGGTTAACACCACTTCAAAGCCACCTATtcgctatttatatatattatgtatattttatattgatatattacgtatatttatttaaattatatatgtatttgtatctttacattttggtatttatgtatcaacacacttggcactatcccgttctcttgctgtgagtcctatctacaaaggttggctgtaagagattgcttgcagcaataaggccgcctttgcatgtctacattgtgtactttcctgtatgttatacgtgcaataaagtgtttctgcttcttcttctattcgcatgtaattaaacaaatttttaacTGCGCGGTAGGACTGTCAGCACTCCTTTTTTTACCGAATAATTCACGGACccagcagatggcccacctgatggtaagtggaataccatcgcctataatca
The Pararge aegeria chromosome 6, ilParAegt1.1, whole genome shotgun sequence genome window above contains:
- the LOC120624806 gene encoding 23 kDa integral membrane protein-like — protein: MKPKSIRCVKFFLALLNIIFILFGLFLMAMCVIDMRERKSKPEKQTALSRGVLAFLTTLALSLVVTAVLGCIGALREHVKILYVYACFLIFLVSVDLVVAAGGALLNNWVSGPSKLRAHFYTNSTVDDERPSHLIYWDTLQAENKCCGVDGPEDYSLLQRDIPTSCCARAHPLREGDARRHFHSECLNNKSYYLRGCEEILKQKLALTGKIFISTGALFLLLEITSVILALWMARTVRTERRRLQETLQAHFET